From a region of the Desulfovibrio oxyclinae DSM 11498 genome:
- a CDS encoding sigma-54 interaction domain-containing protein, protein MESLGTITGLTFEQLNLAPFLDEVPVGLAVLDGNGRVLLVNRAYKTLVGFGTEDVRGLPCLHALRCRFCLQGCRVLKGIREFEPVTRETDIINIDRQRIPIRLTVAPIHDAEGNPSGYLETVQDMRQITELSSQASRAYSLGGLVGNSPEMEKIFQMLPGIARTDSSVLITGETGTGKDVLAEVIHQNSDRANGPFVKVNCGALPETLLESELFGHTKGAFTGAVEDKPGRFRMAHGGTLFLTEIGDLPIPLQVKLLSFLDDKVIYPLGSTSGFHADVRVICATHRNLREMVKEKRFREDLLFRLNVVRFHLPPLRERGEDIGLLVNHFLSTFNERFHKDIKGFSDRAKRRLALYRFPGNVRELRNIIEYAVNFCREHEIRLSHLPEYLADVEAETAIASPAEAEREASGLPAGDTPSTWEGLEKRMIMDALFRAGGRKGRAAEILGWGRSTLWRKMKTHGLSE, encoded by the coding sequence TTGGAATCATTGGGAACCATTACCGGACTGACGTTCGAACAGCTCAACCTCGCCCCGTTTCTGGACGAGGTGCCCGTCGGCCTGGCCGTGCTGGACGGCAACGGGCGTGTCCTGCTCGTCAACCGGGCCTACAAAACGCTGGTCGGATTCGGAACCGAAGACGTGCGCGGACTGCCGTGCCTGCACGCACTTCGCTGCCGGTTCTGCCTGCAGGGGTGCCGCGTGCTCAAGGGCATCCGCGAATTTGAGCCGGTGACCCGCGAGACGGACATCATCAACATCGATCGCCAACGCATCCCCATCCGGCTGACGGTGGCCCCTATCCATGATGCCGAAGGCAACCCTTCGGGGTATCTGGAAACCGTGCAGGACATGCGTCAGATCACGGAGCTGAGCAGTCAGGCATCACGCGCTTACAGCCTCGGTGGCCTTGTGGGCAACTCGCCGGAGATGGAAAAGATTTTTCAGATGCTTCCCGGCATTGCCCGGACGGATTCCTCGGTGCTCATCACCGGGGAGACCGGTACCGGCAAGGACGTGCTGGCCGAAGTCATCCATCAGAATTCCGACCGCGCCAACGGGCCGTTCGTGAAGGTCAACTGCGGCGCACTCCCGGAGACGTTGCTGGAGTCCGAGCTTTTCGGACACACCAAGGGCGCGTTCACCGGTGCGGTGGAGGACAAACCCGGGCGGTTCCGCATGGCGCACGGCGGCACCCTGTTCCTGACGGAGATAGGCGACCTGCCCATCCCGCTTCAGGTCAAGCTGTTGTCTTTCCTCGACGACAAGGTCATCTATCCGCTGGGCAGCACCTCGGGCTTTCATGCCGATGTGCGCGTGATCTGTGCCACTCACCGAAATCTGCGTGAAATGGTGAAGGAAAAGCGGTTTCGGGAGGATCTGCTGTTCCGCCTGAACGTGGTCCGCTTCCATCTGCCGCCGCTTCGCGAACGCGGGGAGGACATCGGCCTGCTGGTCAATCACTTCCTGTCCACGTTCAACGAGCGGTTCCACAAGGACATCAAAGGCTTTTCAGACCGTGCCAAACGCAGGCTAGCCCTGTACCGCTTCCCCGGCAACGTGCGCGAGTTGCGTAATATCATTGAATATGCGGTCAACTTCTGCCGTGAACACGAGATTCGTCTCAGCCATCTGCCGGAGTATCTGGCTGACGTAGAGGCGGAGACCGCGATTGCCAGTCCGGCCGAGGCCGAGCGTGAAGCCTCAGGACTTCCCGCAGGAGACACTCCCTCCACGTGGGAAGGGCTGGAAAAAAGAATGATTATGGACGCCCTTTTCCGCGCAGGCGGGAGAAAGGGCCGGGCCGCCGAAATTCTCGGTTGGGGCCGAAGCACCCTGTGGCGCAAGATGAAGACGCACGGACTGAGCGAGTAG
- a CDS encoding NifB/NifX family molybdenum-iron cluster-binding protein, whose translation MAEKLLIPLYDNDVAPRFDLATEVCIVNIVRRPDGTSRADEKVVVLPEASADELCQLIIADGMDAVICSAIEEEYHQYLTWKKVAVFDNVLGPVDKVLQRFLEGDLESGSTLFPNSND comes from the coding sequence ATGGCTGAAAAGTTGCTCATTCCCCTTTACGACAACGACGTGGCACCGCGGTTTGATCTGGCCACCGAAGTCTGCATCGTGAATATCGTCCGCCGCCCGGACGGAACCAGCCGGGCGGACGAAAAGGTGGTGGTGCTTCCGGAGGCCTCTGCGGACGAGTTGTGCCAGCTGATTATCGCGGACGGCATGGACGCGGTGATCTGTTCCGCTATTGAGGAAGAGTATCACCAGTATCTCACATGGAAGAAGGTCGCGGTTTTCGATAATGTTCTCGGGCCGGTGGACAAAGTGCTGCAACGTTTTCTGGAAGGTGACCTCGAAAGCGGATCGACATTATTCCCAAATTCAAATGACTGA
- a CDS encoding response regulator, whose product MSDVNVLVVETDEGFRGNLAQRLESRGCVVASAGGAEGVGRQAAEMDADAVLVDLAEFGRESLKIIEDVARHQPQARVILLSRIKDVALSIEAMKLGAFDEITMPVDIDALMKKLLAARRLRHGA is encoded by the coding sequence ATGAGTGATGTCAATGTTCTCGTCGTGGAGACCGACGAGGGGTTCCGCGGAAATCTTGCCCAGCGACTTGAGTCGCGAGGGTGTGTCGTGGCTTCTGCCGGGGGCGCCGAGGGCGTCGGGAGGCAGGCTGCGGAGATGGATGCGGACGCAGTGCTGGTGGATCTCGCTGAGTTCGGGCGTGAAAGCCTGAAGATCATCGAGGACGTGGCACGGCATCAGCCGCAGGCGAGGGTGATCCTGCTCAGTCGCATCAAGGACGTGGCACTCTCCATCGAGGCCATGAAACTGGGTGCGTTCGACGAGATAACCATGCCCGTGGACATCGATGCGCTCATGAAGAAACTTCTCGCGGCCCGGCGGCTTAGGCATGGCGCCTAA
- a CDS encoding CBS domain-containing protein, translated as MNPVKVKDLMVPLAEYNTAKGGETLQEMFERLEGELPEGMERPHRDVLVVNDDGDLIGKVTVHDVIMAMEPSYAKLDDNGHNKALTGSYVKKIYREYDLWSEPLHDLCQKGAALKVAQVMHPPSEAEYIQAEEEIDLALHMFVMGVHQPLMVMDGKRIVGVLRLGDVFDHIREVMKTCKL; from the coding sequence GTGAACCCGGTTAAAGTCAAAGATCTGATGGTGCCTCTTGCCGAATACAACACAGCAAAGGGCGGAGAGACGTTGCAGGAAATGTTCGAGCGTCTTGAAGGCGAACTTCCCGAGGGGATGGAACGTCCTCACAGGGACGTGCTTGTCGTGAACGACGACGGAGATCTGATAGGCAAGGTCACGGTGCATGACGTCATCATGGCCATGGAGCCTTCCTATGCCAAGCTCGACGACAACGGTCACAACAAGGCGCTCACCGGCTCCTACGTCAAGAAGATCTACAGGGAGTATGATCTCTGGTCCGAGCCGCTGCACGACCTGTGTCAGAAGGGCGCGGCACTCAAGGTGGCGCAGGTGATGCATCCGCCGAGCGAGGCCGAGTACATTCAGGCCGAGGAAGAGATCGACCTGGCCCTGCACATGTTCGTGATGGGCGTGCATCAGCCGCTGATGGTCATGGACGGCAAAAGGATTGTCGGCGTGCTGCGCCTTGGCGACGTATTCGACCACATTCGTGAAGTGATGAAGACCTGCAAGCTCTAA